From a region of the Candidatus Brocadia sp. genome:
- a CDS encoding cobaltochelatase subunit CobN, which translates to MRRYTVLTLLIVCISFLSSSLAGETERIKYTFLVGNYLTPAVAKAIKNIWKEYPFLRDRVDFELISDTDLDSTFNPHEIEGSDIVVIDIMGIRISTLTQTGFDQEAIRKAIAHGAYILPINHSAGLDKQYIEIGLTYDEEFRSYFDCGGIENFQNMVLFSLAKYSGISGIKGAAPQKLLKNGYYHRHNSQGMFFETFEEYAEWYKKGGYFKQNAEWIAVLTYSSFCEQGQNEVEDELIRKLEEKGYNAFVAFGYPEAAAVEKLLIDSRGIPRISGILSFLFRFSDFEAAHVLEKCGVPILNLITLYGKDGKAWKTDPEGLSSLEVSWQLAIPEIAGLIQPVVVSHRIRERDDETGFFIEERKPIADRINRAVNRMNTWINLQRKDNKDKRVAIFYWNYPPGKQHIGASYLNVFASINNVLKTLKAAGYDIGNDAMNQELLLENSLRYGRNVGNWAPGELDEMVKNGKCVLLPLEEYQRWTRNLPGDFMKEVNKDWGPVETSDVMMWRDTKQGKKYMVIPAVRQGNVIILPQPVRGWMEDHEAMFHSQDLFPHHQYVGVYLWLKYGFGADAVIHFGTHGTHEWLPGKSNGLSDEDPPEALIQDLPVIYPYIVDDVGEGLVAKRRGSAVIIDHMIPPLKKGGLYHEYAELEELISSHDQALEQGAEHARQYQENIIKKVKELGLDKDIDISGFLSVNTEEGGPHKFDHEVIHEIEEFLKEMKQLNMPYGLHTFGSVPDELLRNSTIQAIQEVVKDISAEELDKKIQDSARQELANTVKSLEGRFITTGTGNDPVRNPDSLPTGKNFYAFNPDKIPKKEAWQVGVKLTRELLDNYREKNNGKYPEKLSFVIWGTETIRHEGILESQILYLLGVEPVWNEWGRVTGISVIPKEKLGRPRIDIVVSSAAEEMFGQLTQYIDQAVQMVKKLDEEDNLVRQHIKELTEKLVQSGWSQKKAEQYASVRIFDEAPGRYDLNVSRIVSASGTWEDDSVVANEYLKRMSHGYGNGLWGEPMEEVYKMILSGTKMVIHSRSTNVYGTLDNDDFYMYAGGLAATVRELDGKSPDLAVTNIMNPAKPEMTPIDRMMGMELRSRYLNPQWIEGMKKEGFEGANKMSEFIENMWGWQVTVPETIDAARWEQTFGVYVEDKYGMDLKEFFNKKNPYAYQAITARMLEVVRKGYWHPSEEDKQTLAKEYVETVAKHGVACCEHTCNNPAFQEYVMNVLSGSGLADQDSLNTYAGILKAATGKLLDERKTEMDKVVQAQTPLLNRLEQTPVPAKIAEQKSEEKPHETSTDFLFSGAKNEFPLSQGGQKEAHKALPVEETEPVNGFEMEEVKTNEEKSAGVPDNASAWVNRSGRQWFPVIVIISCVGLFFYGWVRKKF; encoded by the coding sequence TATATATTACCGATAAACCATTCGGCCGGATTAGATAAGCAGTATATCGAAATAGGTCTCACCTATGATGAGGAATTCCGCTCTTATTTTGATTGCGGAGGCATCGAAAATTTCCAGAATATGGTGTTATTCTCTCTGGCAAAGTATTCTGGAATTTCCGGGATTAAAGGAGCGGCGCCCCAAAAGTTACTAAAGAACGGTTACTATCATCGGCACAATTCACAGGGAATGTTCTTTGAGACATTTGAAGAATATGCGGAGTGGTATAAGAAGGGAGGCTATTTTAAACAAAATGCAGAATGGATTGCCGTATTAACCTATTCATCTTTTTGTGAACAGGGGCAAAATGAGGTAGAGGATGAATTAATTCGTAAGTTGGAAGAAAAGGGATACAACGCCTTCGTTGCATTTGGGTATCCTGAAGCGGCAGCAGTTGAGAAACTACTGATAGATTCAAGAGGCATCCCAAGGATCTCTGGCATACTTTCCTTTTTATTCCGGTTTTCAGATTTCGAAGCTGCTCATGTACTGGAAAAATGCGGAGTGCCGATACTGAATTTAATTACACTGTACGGGAAGGATGGAAAGGCATGGAAGACCGACCCTGAAGGCCTCAGTTCATTAGAGGTAAGCTGGCAATTAGCTATCCCTGAGATTGCAGGTCTTATTCAGCCTGTCGTTGTTTCACATCGCATTCGTGAGAGGGATGATGAAACGGGCTTTTTTATTGAAGAACGAAAACCTATAGCCGACCGAATTAACCGGGCTGTTAACCGCATGAATACCTGGATTAATTTACAAAGAAAGGATAATAAAGATAAAAGAGTGGCAATCTTTTATTGGAATTACCCCCCCGGGAAACAGCATATCGGCGCGAGCTACCTGAACGTCTTCGCCAGTATTAACAACGTATTAAAGACACTGAAGGCGGCCGGATACGATATCGGCAATGATGCAATGAATCAGGAACTACTCCTTGAGAATTCACTTCGATATGGGAGAAACGTTGGGAATTGGGCGCCGGGCGAGCTTGATGAGATGGTAAAAAACGGGAAATGTGTATTACTGCCTTTGGAGGAATATCAAAGATGGACCAGAAATTTGCCCGGAGATTTTATGAAAGAGGTTAATAAAGACTGGGGGCCGGTTGAAACGTCGGATGTAATGATGTGGAGGGATACAAAACAAGGCAAAAAATATATGGTTATTCCGGCAGTAAGACAGGGAAATGTTATTATCCTGCCTCAGCCGGTAAGGGGCTGGATGGAAGACCATGAGGCTATGTTCCATAGTCAGGACCTGTTTCCGCATCATCAGTATGTAGGGGTTTATTTATGGCTGAAATATGGTTTTGGCGCTGACGCTGTTATTCATTTTGGCACACATGGCACACACGAGTGGTTGCCTGGAAAGAGTAATGGTCTTTCTGATGAAGACCCGCCAGAGGCATTAATTCAGGACTTGCCAGTAATCTATCCCTATATCGTGGATGACGTTGGCGAGGGGCTTGTTGCGAAACGCAGGGGTTCTGCGGTTATTATTGATCACATGATTCCGCCCTTGAAAAAGGGAGGACTTTACCACGAGTATGCCGAACTTGAGGAATTGATTAGCAGTCATGACCAGGCACTTGAACAGGGCGCCGAACACGCAAGGCAGTATCAGGAAAATATTATAAAGAAGGTAAAAGAACTGGGGCTTGATAAAGATATCGATATCAGCGGATTCTTGTCTGTTAATACGGAGGAAGGCGGCCCGCACAAATTTGATCATGAAGTTATTCACGAGATTGAAGAATTTCTCAAAGAGATGAAACAACTGAATATGCCTTACGGTCTTCATACCTTTGGGAGCGTTCCCGACGAGTTACTTCGAAACTCAACTATTCAGGCTATACAAGAGGTTGTTAAAGATATCTCTGCCGAGGAACTGGATAAAAAAATTCAGGACAGCGCAAGGCAGGAACTGGCAAACACGGTTAAATCATTAGAAGGTCGATTTATAACAACGGGCACGGGGAATGACCCTGTACGGAATCCGGATTCATTGCCAACGGGAAAAAACTTTTATGCCTTTAATCCCGATAAGATTCCCAAGAAAGAGGCGTGGCAGGTGGGGGTGAAATTGACCCGGGAACTCCTTGATAATTATCGGGAAAAAAACAATGGGAAATATCCGGAAAAATTATCATTTGTCATCTGGGGTACTGAGACGATACGGCATGAGGGGATATTAGAGTCGCAGATACTTTATTTATTGGGCGTCGAGCCTGTTTGGAATGAATGGGGGAGGGTGACGGGAATAAGCGTCATACCGAAAGAAAAATTAGGTCGTCCACGGATCGATATCGTTGTATCTTCGGCGGCAGAAGAGATGTTTGGTCAATTAACTCAGTATATTGATCAGGCCGTTCAGATGGTGAAGAAACTTGATGAGGAAGATAACCTGGTTCGGCAACACATCAAGGAATTGACTGAAAAACTGGTCCAGTCAGGCTGGTCGCAAAAAAAGGCTGAGCAATATGCTTCCGTGAGGATCTTTGATGAGGCTCCGGGGCGTTATGATCTGAATGTTTCCCGGATTGTGAGTGCAAGCGGGACATGGGAGGATGATTCTGTGGTTGCAAACGAATATTTGAAGCGTATGAGCCATGGTTACGGGAATGGTTTATGGGGAGAACCGATGGAGGAGGTATATAAAATGATATTAAGCGGGACAAAGATGGTAATCCACAGCCGTTCCACCAATGTTTATGGGACCCTAGATAACGATGACTTCTATATGTACGCAGGCGGACTTGCCGCGACAGTCCGGGAACTCGATGGAAAATCTCCGGACCTCGCTGTTACGAATATTATGAATCCGGCCAAGCCGGAAATGACGCCGATCGATAGGATGATGGGCATGGAACTGCGATCCCGCTATCTGAATCCTCAATGGATTGAGGGGATGAAGAAGGAAGGCTTTGAGGGGGCAAATAAGATGTCGGAATTTATTGAGAATATGTGGGGCTGGCAGGTTACGGTGCCAGAGACAATAGATGCTGCCCGTTGGGAGCAAACGTTCGGGGTTTATGTCGAGGATAAATACGGAATGGATTTGAAGGAGTTTTTCAATAAAAAGAATCCGTATGCCTATCAGGCCATTACTGCCCGCATGCTTGAGGTTGTGCGGAAGGGCTACTGGCATCCCTCAGAAGAAGACAAACAAACCTTGGCGAAGGAATATGTGGAAACGGTGGCAAAACATGGAGTCGCCTGTTGTGAACATACCTGCAACAATCCGGCATTCCAGGAATATGTAATGAATGTCTTGTCTGGTTCCGGTCTTGCGGATCAAGATAGTTTAAATACCTATGCGGGTATCTTAAAGGCGGCTACCGGCAAACTATTAGACGAACGAAAGACAGAGATGGATAAGGTTGTTCAAGCTCAGACACCCTTACTAAATCGGTTAGAACAAACGCCTGTTCCTGCAAAAATTGCTGAGCAAAAATCAGAAGAAAAACCCCATGAGACATCAACAGACTTTTTATTTTCCGGCGCAAAGAATGAATTCCCTCTTTCCCAGGGCGGACAAAAGGAAGCTCATAAAGCATTGCCAGTTGAAGAAACGGAACCGGTCAATGGATTCGAGATGGAGGAGGTAAAAACGAACGAGGAAAAATCAGCAGGAGTGCCTGATAATGCATCCGCATGGGTAAATAGGTCAGGCAGGCAATGGTTTCCTGTCATCGTAATAATAAGCTGCGTCGGTCTTTTCTTTTATGGATGGGTAAGGAAGAAGTTTTAA